In Lacibacter sp. H375, one DNA window encodes the following:
- a CDS encoding glycosyltransferase family 4 protein yields MEVSYFFRKKRLHAFSIESLFDNVQAQVAETTGIKANKVEVPSIRNIFANIFKSRSSQSQINHITGDIHYVSLGMKKRNTVLTIHDCVFLTKYNKTNLKYWLFKFFWYQLPMWRANTITVISEKTKRELINLTGVNADKVKVVPNFFDPRFEFTPKKFNAQKPRILQIGTKENKNIHNLAKALKGVNCELHIIGSLDVETQLILQENKIDFKTHTNLSFDQLKHQYELCDMVVFASTYEGFGLPILEACAVGRPLVTSRISPMDEISDDAACKVNPYNILDIRRGILNVIENEAYRDQLVNNGWKMRYKYSINNITNKYTELYEEVAARPAQEFFILRPAKAAASLLGLI; encoded by the coding sequence ATGGAAGTATCTTACTTCTTCCGTAAAAAAAGGCTTCATGCATTCAGTATCGAATCATTATTCGATAATGTGCAGGCCCAGGTTGCTGAAACAACCGGCATTAAAGCTAATAAAGTAGAGGTGCCTTCTATCCGCAACATCTTCGCAAATATTTTCAAGTCACGCAGCAGTCAATCACAGATCAACCACATCACAGGTGATATTCATTATGTATCGCTTGGTATGAAAAAGCGTAACACGGTGTTGACCATTCACGACTGTGTGTTCTTAACAAAATACAATAAGACAAATCTTAAGTATTGGTTGTTTAAATTCTTTTGGTATCAACTACCAATGTGGCGTGCCAACACCATTACGGTCATCAGCGAAAAAACAAAACGTGAACTGATCAACCTCACTGGCGTAAATGCAGATAAGGTGAAAGTTGTTCCGAACTTTTTTGATCCTCGCTTTGAGTTTACACCAAAGAAATTTAATGCTCAAAAGCCACGTATCCTTCAGATAGGTACAAAAGAAAACAAAAACATTCACAACCTGGCTAAAGCATTAAAAGGTGTGAATTGTGAATTACATATCATTGGCAGTTTGGATGTAGAAACACAACTGATCCTCCAGGAAAATAAAATCGATTTTAAAACACATACCAATCTTTCGTTCGATCAATTGAAACATCAATATGAATTGTGCGATATGGTTGTGTTTGCTTCAACCTATGAAGGTTTTGGCTTGCCGATCCTTGAAGCATGCGCTGTTGGTCGCCCGTTGGTGACGAGCCGCATTTCACCAATGGATGAAATTTCAGATGATGCAGCTTGCAAAGTAAATCCTTATAATATTCTTGATATCCGCCGTGGTATTTTAAACGTCATTGAGAACGAAGCATACCGTGATCAATTAGTGAACAACGGCTGGAAGATGCGTTACAAATACAGCATCAATAACATTACCAATAAATACACTGAGTTGTATGAAGAAGTTGCAGCAAGACCTGCACAGGAATTCTTTATTCTTCGTCCTGCAAAAGCAGCTGCTTCTCTACTCGGATTGATCTGA
- a CDS encoding DUF1501 domain-containing protein, translating into MFIQRKEFLQIGSLATASMLMPQFLKAFETGKLVPPGNKVTVIIQLSGGNDGLNTVIPYRNDLYYSNRPRLGIQRNAALALTDEAGLHPSLTAFKELYDEGSMGIFNSVGYPNPDKSHFRSMDIWHTASDSRDYWNTGWVGRYLDDQCKGCDKPTQALEIDDVLSLALKGNDIKGIAVEDPRRLYTTSQERYFKEIMKQHQQEHERPVDYLYKTMAETISSADYIFKQSKQRPSAESYPNSDLGKGLKTIASLIFSEINTKVYYISLGSFDTHINQEGQQKRLFTELNDAVKAFVKDLKANNRFNDVLLFTFSEFGRRVAQNASNGTDHGKANNMFFIGGGLKKQGIYNPLPDLTNLDDGDVKFQLDFKQVYATVLNKWMEADADVILKQSIKPLDFI; encoded by the coding sequence ATGTTTATACAACGTAAAGAATTTCTTCAGATAGGATCACTTGCAACAGCATCGATGCTGATGCCACAGTTTCTAAAAGCATTTGAAACAGGAAAGCTAGTACCTCCCGGAAATAAAGTAACGGTCATCATTCAATTGAGTGGTGGTAATGACGGATTAAATACAGTGATTCCTTATCGAAACGATTTGTATTACAGTAATCGCCCACGTTTAGGTATTCAACGCAATGCAGCGTTGGCGTTAACAGATGAAGCAGGTCTGCATCCATCACTCACTGCGTTTAAAGAATTGTATGATGAAGGCAGCATGGGCATTTTCAACAGCGTGGGTTATCCTAATCCTGATAAAAGTCATTTCCGCAGTATGGATATCTGGCATACGGCAAGTGACAGTCGTGATTACTGGAACACCGGTTGGGTTGGCAGATATTTAGATGACCAATGCAAAGGTTGTGATAAACCAACACAGGCATTGGAAATTGATGATGTTTTAAGTCTTGCATTGAAAGGCAATGATATTAAAGGTATTGCTGTTGAAGATCCACGACGTTTGTACACTACAAGCCAGGAACGTTACTTCAAAGAAATAATGAAACAGCACCAGCAGGAACATGAACGCCCGGTTGATTATTTATATAAGACAATGGCCGAAACTATTTCAAGTGCCGATTATATTTTCAAACAAAGCAAGCAGCGCCCATCAGCAGAATCATATCCCAACTCCGATTTAGGAAAAGGATTAAAAACAATTGCATCACTCATCTTTAGTGAAATCAATACCAAAGTGTATTATATCTCTTTGGGAAGTTTTGATACTCATATTAACCAGGAAGGTCAACAGAAACGTTTGTTTACTGAACTGAATGATGCTGTAAAAGCTTTTGTAAAAGACCTGAAAGCCAATAACCGTTTTAATGATGTATTGTTGTTTACATTCTCTGAGTTTGGAAGAAGAGTGGCACAAAACGCAAGTAATGGTACCGATCATGGTAAAGCCAATAATATGTTCTTCATCGGTGGTGGTTTGAAAAAACAAGGCATATATAACCCTTTACCGGATCTAACAAACCTTGATGATGGCGACGTAAAATTCCAACTCGATTTCAAGCAGGTGTACGCAACTGTTCTCAACAAATGGATGGAAGCAGATGCCGATGTAATTTTAAAACAGTCCATTAAACCATTGGATTTCATTTAA
- a CDS encoding DUF1800 domain-containing protein translates to MAVSVKLKNQHLLWRAGFGPAVEQWNDLNKTSPVKLYESLEKASRKEPLPLKVANNFVDGLMNGVDGIRRTELTQEQRQQMQKKSREDIRNLNLEWLDEMVNSEQQLREKLAFFWHGHFACRNLNSLYQQELLRVIRANALGNFGTLLKEVSRSAAMLAFLNNQQNRKQKPNENFAREVMELFTMGRGNYTEKDIKEAARAFTGWQFKLDGEFIFRANQHDDGTKTVLGRTGNFDGDDILDLLLEQKQTATYIANKMYRYFVNEKVDQEKVKWLADRFYKSGYEIKTILKDIFTSDWFYEEKNIGSRVKSPVDLLVGIRRSLPMQIENEDAQLFLQKVLGQILFYPPNVAGWPGGFNWIDSSSLMFRMRIPQLMATKEAFQFKAKSDDDQEMGKAGRMPGRVVQTTIKWEPAIKQLEKTSREQLLSNIASYVWQTDTSKMNKATVEKFVDASTRERYIQTAVIQLMCTPEYQMC, encoded by the coding sequence ATGGCCGTATCAGTAAAGTTAAAAAATCAGCATTTGTTATGGCGGGCAGGCTTTGGTCCTGCAGTTGAGCAATGGAACGATCTAAACAAAACGTCCCCTGTTAAATTATACGAGTCGCTTGAGAAAGCATCTCGCAAAGAACCGCTGCCACTAAAAGTGGCCAACAATTTTGTGGATGGATTGATGAATGGTGTTGACGGTATCAGGCGCACAGAATTAACACAGGAGCAACGACAGCAAATGCAAAAGAAGTCAAGAGAAGATATCCGCAATCTTAATCTTGAATGGCTTGATGAGATGGTGAACAGTGAACAGCAACTCCGTGAAAAACTGGCTTTCTTCTGGCACGGTCATTTTGCATGTCGCAATCTTAATTCACTCTATCAACAGGAATTGTTACGTGTCATTCGTGCTAATGCACTTGGCAATTTCGGCACATTGCTGAAAGAAGTAAGTCGCAGTGCGGCCATGCTTGCTTTTCTCAATAATCAACAGAACCGCAAACAAAAGCCCAATGAAAACTTTGCACGTGAAGTGATGGAGTTGTTCACCATGGGCCGTGGTAATTACACCGAAAAGGATATTAAAGAAGCTGCACGTGCATTTACAGGCTGGCAGTTTAAATTAGATGGTGAATTTATTTTCAGGGCTAATCAACATGATGATGGCACAAAGACAGTGTTGGGCCGCACAGGTAATTTTGATGGTGATGATATTCTTGATCTCTTACTCGAACAGAAACAAACAGCCACCTACATTGCTAACAAGATGTATAGGTATTTTGTGAATGAAAAAGTTGACCAGGAAAAAGTAAAATGGCTGGCGGATCGATTTTACAAATCAGGATACGAGATCAAAACAATATTGAAAGATATTTTCACCAGCGATTGGTTTTACGAAGAGAAGAATATTGGTTCAAGAGTAAAATCGCCGGTTGATCTGCTGGTTGGTATCCGACGTTCCTTACCGATGCAGATTGAAAACGAAGATGCGCAATTGTTTTTGCAGAAAGTATTGGGACAAATATTATTCTATCCACCAAATGTGGCAGGTTGGCCCGGAGGGTTCAACTGGATCGATAGTTCGTCGCTCATGTTCCGTATGCGTATTCCACAATTAATGGCAACTAAAGAAGCGTTTCAGTTCAAAGCAAAAAGTGATGACGATCAGGAAATGGGTAAAGCAGGACGTATGCCCGGCAGAGTAGTGCAAACAACCATTAAATGGGAGCCTGCCATTAAGCAACTGGAAAAAACATCACGGGAGCAATTGCTCAGCAATATTGCTTCATATGTCTGGCAAACTGATACCAGCAAGATGAACAAAGCAACTGTTGAAAAATTTGTAGATGCTTCAACACGTGAACGCTATATTCAAACAGCTGTCATTCAGTTGATGTGTACACCTGAATACCAAATGTGCTAA
- a CDS encoding zinc metalloprotease, translating into MKRLSVLAAASLFLFFGCSKSVSDKENVEEEVEQSLAQGRRCASYEVLQAKLKEDPSLQKRMDEIEAFTARYAAQNVAGRLDANGVMTIPVYVNVLYNTEAQNISDEQIASQIAVLNEDFAGTNADVNSTSTYQSVKASTTDIKFELAGIIRKQTTVTSWSTNDAMKKSSQGGIDPTTPTTALNMWSCNLGSYLGYAQFPGGSNATDGVVILYSAFGSRAKYPQGTYINSYDLGRTATHEVGHWLNLRHIWGDRRCGDDFVGDTPGHDGANYGCPAPNTTSKCSGRPIEMTMNYMDYTDDRCMYMFTAGQETRMRATFATNGPRAGLRP; encoded by the coding sequence ATGAAGAGATTATCTGTATTGGCAGCGGCATCGCTGTTTCTTTTTTTTGGATGTAGTAAATCTGTATCAGACAAAGAAAACGTTGAAGAAGAAGTTGAACAATCGTTGGCCCAGGGCCGCCGTTGTGCCAGTTACGAAGTATTACAGGCTAAACTGAAAGAAGATCCGTCTCTTCAAAAAAGAATGGATGAAATTGAAGCTTTTACTGCACGTTATGCAGCACAAAATGTAGCTGGAAGACTGGATGCTAATGGAGTAATGACAATACCAGTTTATGTAAATGTTCTTTACAATACCGAAGCGCAGAATATTTCTGACGAACAAATTGCATCACAGATAGCTGTTTTGAATGAAGATTTTGCCGGTACAAATGCAGATGTAAACAGCACAAGCACATATCAATCGGTAAAAGCTAGTACAACTGATATTAAGTTTGAATTAGCTGGTATTATCCGCAAACAAACCACAGTTACTTCATGGAGCACCAACGATGCAATGAAGAAAAGTTCACAAGGTGGTATTGATCCAACTACGCCTACCACTGCTCTGAATATGTGGAGTTGTAACTTGGGTAGTTACTTAGGCTATGCACAGTTTCCAGGTGGCTCAAATGCTACTGATGGTGTTGTAATTCTTTACAGCGCATTTGGCAGCAGGGCTAAATACCCTCAAGGAACTTACATAAACTCCTATGATCTGGGAAGAACTGCTACACATGAGGTTGGTCATTGGCTGAACCTTCGCCATATCTGGGGCGATAGAAGATGCGGTGATGATTTTGTTGGAGATACTCCCGGACATGATGGTGCAAACTATGGTTGCCCTGCTCCCAACACAACAAGCAAATGCAGTGGACGACCAATTGAAATGACAATGAATTATATGGATTATACAGACGATCGTTGTATGTACATGTTTACCGCAGGTCAGGAAACACGTATGCGAGCAACTTTTGCAACTAACGGTCCAAGGGCTGGTTTGCGTCCTTAA
- a CDS encoding zinc metalloprotease: MKNFRFILLLSFVVLLGCERNKDQAALAKENSIKDQHGRLCKTYEVFAEQLKQDPSLQKRMDEIENFTLRYMKDPAAYRLLADGTLELPVVVNVLYNTAAQNISERQINSQIDVLNEDFAATNKDLFSTSTYNNVKSGNIKIKFVLQKIVRKNTPITAFFTDNAMKNSKRGGIDATSPETTLNIWVCNMVGGILGYAQFPGGNKATDGVVITTLAFGRGRAYNLYEEFDLGRTTTHEVGHYFNLRHIWGDRKCGDDRVDDTPLHATYNFGCPPVNKISTCDGSIEMTMNYMDYTDDACMYMFTQKQALRMQATYAVGGPRETLR; the protein is encoded by the coding sequence ATGAAAAATTTTCGTTTCATACTGCTATTATCCTTTGTTGTTTTGCTAGGCTGTGAAAGGAACAAGGATCAGGCAGCGCTTGCAAAAGAAAACAGCATAAAAGACCAACATGGAAGATTGTGCAAAACCTATGAAGTTTTTGCAGAACAATTAAAACAAGATCCGTCTTTGCAGAAAAGAATGGACGAGATCGAAAACTTTACACTACGGTATATGAAAGATCCGGCAGCTTATCGCTTACTGGCCGATGGCACATTAGAATTACCTGTAGTGGTAAACGTACTTTATAACACAGCCGCTCAAAACATTTCTGAAAGACAGATCAATTCCCAAATAGATGTGTTGAATGAAGATTTTGCAGCTACCAACAAAGACCTGTTTTCAACCTCAACTTACAACAATGTAAAATCCGGTAACATTAAAATAAAATTTGTTTTACAAAAAATTGTGAGAAAGAACACACCCATAACTGCTTTCTTTACTGATAATGCAATGAAGAATTCAAAGCGTGGAGGTATTGATGCAACAAGTCCTGAAACAACCTTAAACATATGGGTTTGTAATATGGTTGGGGGTATTCTCGGCTATGCTCAATTTCCCGGTGGCAACAAAGCAACTGATGGCGTTGTAATTACAACACTCGCATTTGGGAGGGGGCGTGCTTACAATTTATACGAAGAGTTTGACCTTGGTCGTACAACTACACACGAAGTTGGCCACTACTTTAATCTGCGGCATATTTGGGGCGATCGGAAATGCGGCGATGATCGTGTTGATGATACACCATTACATGCAACTTATAATTTTGGTTGCCCTCCTGTTAACAAAATCAGCACATGCGATGGCAGTATTGAAATGACCATGAATTACATGGATTATACCGATGATGCCTGTATGTATATGTTCACTCAAAAACAGGCATTGCGTATGCAGGCAACTTATGCTGTTGGAGGGCCAAGAGAAACATTAAGATAA
- the serS gene encoding serine--tRNA ligase: MLQLAFIRQNRELVKERLAVKNFANLELVDEIIALDELRRKKQLENDDLAAKVNAASKEIGMLMGKGQKAEAEQKKTEVTQYKESSRQIAEELASFEQKVNELLVRLPNLPSALVPVGKTAEDNVNVKEGGNEPILGADAKPHWELIEQYDIVNFELGVKITGRGFPVYKGKGAKLQRALISYFLDYNTAAGYTEYIPPYMVNEASAYGTGQLPDKEGQMYHMQEDNFFMIPTAEVPVTNIYRDEIVKENELPIKMTAYTPCFRREAGSFGADVRGLNRVHQFDKVEIIQLVHPDKSYEVLDEMVAHVEKLLQNLGLKYRILRLCGGDMGFTSALTYDFEVWSAAQKKWLECSSVSNFENYQTNRMKVRFKDENGKMQLVHSLNGSSLALPRILASLLENNQTENGIKIPEVLQPYFGADILN, translated from the coding sequence ATGTTACAATTGGCATTTATCCGCCAGAACAGGGAATTGGTGAAAGAGCGCTTGGCCGTGAAAAACTTTGCCAACCTTGAACTGGTTGATGAAATTATTGCATTAGATGAACTGCGTCGTAAAAAACAGCTGGAGAATGATGACCTGGCTGCAAAAGTAAATGCTGCTTCCAAAGAAATTGGTATGCTCATGGGTAAGGGACAAAAAGCAGAAGCCGAGCAAAAGAAAACGGAAGTAACACAGTATAAAGAATCATCCAGACAAATTGCTGAAGAACTCGCTTCGTTTGAACAAAAGGTAAATGAATTGTTGGTGCGCTTGCCAAATCTTCCATCTGCATTAGTGCCGGTTGGTAAAACGGCTGAAGATAATGTGAATGTAAAGGAAGGGGGTAATGAACCTATATTAGGCGCTGATGCAAAACCGCATTGGGAATTGATCGAGCAATACGATATTGTAAACTTTGAATTAGGGGTGAAGATCACAGGCAGAGGATTTCCTGTGTACAAAGGGAAAGGTGCGAAGTTGCAACGTGCACTCATCAGTTATTTTCTTGATTATAATACTGCAGCCGGTTATACTGAATACATTCCACCTTACATGGTGAATGAAGCATCTGCTTACGGTACCGGTCAACTGCCCGATAAGGAAGGACAGATGTATCATATGCAGGAAGATAATTTTTTCATGATCCCAACTGCTGAAGTACCTGTTACTAATATTTATCGTGATGAGATCGTAAAGGAAAATGAATTGCCAATCAAGATGACGGCTTACACACCTTGTTTCCGCAGAGAGGCAGGAAGTTTTGGCGCAGATGTTCGTGGGTTGAATCGTGTACACCAGTTTGATAAAGTTGAGATCATTCAATTGGTGCATCCTGATAAAAGCTATGAAGTGTTGGATGAAATGGTAGCACATGTTGAGAAGCTGTTACAGAACCTCGGCTTGAAATACCGCATCCTCCGTTTATGCGGCGGCGATATGGGTTTCACTTCTGCACTTACCTACGATTTTGAAGTGTGGAGTGCGGCTCAAAAGAAATGGCTGGAGTGCAGCAGTGTAAGCAACTTTGAAAATTACCAGACCAACCGCATGAAGGTTCGCTTTAAAGACGAGAATGGTAAAATGCAATTAGTACATTCATTAAACGGAAGTTCATTGGCGTTGCCAAGAATTCTTGCTTCCTTACTGGAGAACAATCAAACAGAAAATGGAATTAAAATACCTGAAGTATTGCAACCCTATTTTGGTGCAGATATATTGAATTAA
- a CDS encoding GNAT family N-acetyltransferase, with the protein MQREGFAITTETSFFNVEFIHAFLSKSYWAENIPIETVQRSINNSLSFGVFHLGRQIGFARVITDKTTFAYLADVFIDEAYRGQGLSKWLMEEIMAHPDLQGLRRMMLATRDAHGLYTQFGFSELTFPERWMQIHKPDIYKAASE; encoded by the coding sequence ATGCAACGGGAAGGTTTCGCTATCACAACGGAAACAAGTTTTTTCAATGTTGAATTTATTCATGCTTTTCTGTCGAAGTCGTATTGGGCAGAAAATATTCCTATTGAAACAGTACAGCGCTCGATTAACAATTCACTTAGCTTCGGCGTATTTCATTTAGGCAGACAGATCGGTTTTGCAAGAGTCATAACAGATAAAACAACCTTCGCATACCTTGCTGATGTGTTTATTGATGAAGCCTATCGTGGACAAGGATTGAGCAAATGGCTGATGGAAGAAATTATGGCTCATCCTGATCTACAGGGATTGCGCAGAATGATGCTGGCTACCCGTGATGCACATGGCTTATATACACAGTTTGGATTTTCGGAACTTACTTTTCCGGAACGCTGGATGCAGATACACAAGCCGGATATTTATAAAGCAGCTTCAGAATAA
- a CDS encoding NAD+ synthase, protein MKIFLAQQNYHIGNFESNTQKIIEAVEAAKAQGAELILFSELSVCGYPPRDFLEFNDFLNKCNEAIDKIRQHADSIAVIIGAPDHNKRVEGKDLHNAAYFLYEKEVKAVVHKTCLPNYDVFDEYRYFEPAYDWKIVEFKGKKLAITICEDIWNLGDNPLYRICPMDELMKFQPDVMLNISASPFDYTHVEDRKAIVKLNVQKYKLPMLYCNCVGSQTEIVFDGGSLVFDKHANMVKHLSFFNEELVGVELKDDGTFTEPVLATADTLPNEEFNPTHLDETLCIAEIHNAIVLGIRDYFHKMGFSKAILGSSGGIDSAVTLALACTALGKENVRAVLLPSQYSTDHSVSDAEQLSKNLGNPYDIVPIKNIYDAFLTELKPIFKDLPFSLAEENIQSRSRGNLLMAIANKFGYILLNTSNKSELATGYGTLYGDMAGGIGVLGDCYKLQVYELAKYINRNEEIIPTNIITKPPSAELRPGQKDSDSLPDYSILDKVLYLYIERRQGPKEIKAMGYDPTLVDRILKMVNVNEYKRNQFCPIIRVSPKAFGVGRRVPIVGKYLS, encoded by the coding sequence ATGAAGATATTTCTTGCGCAGCAAAATTATCATATCGGCAATTTCGAAAGTAATACGCAAAAAATTATTGAAGCTGTTGAAGCAGCAAAAGCACAGGGCGCTGAGCTGATCCTTTTTAGTGAGTTGAGTGTTTGCGGCTATCCGCCAAGAGATTTTTTAGAGTTCAACGACTTTCTCAATAAATGCAATGAAGCCATTGATAAGATCAGGCAACATGCCGATTCTATTGCAGTGATCATTGGCGCACCTGATCATAACAAACGGGTTGAAGGAAAGGACCTGCACAATGCTGCTTATTTTCTGTACGAAAAGGAAGTAAAAGCTGTTGTTCATAAAACCTGTTTGCCCAACTATGATGTATTTGATGAGTACCGTTATTTTGAACCGGCGTATGATTGGAAGATTGTGGAGTTTAAAGGAAAGAAATTAGCCATTACTATTTGTGAAGATATCTGGAACCTGGGTGATAACCCGTTGTACCGCATTTGTCCAATGGATGAGTTGATGAAGTTTCAACCAGATGTGATGCTCAATATCTCAGCATCACCATTTGATTATACGCATGTAGAAGACAGAAAAGCAATTGTAAAACTGAATGTACAGAAATACAAACTGCCGATGCTGTATTGTAATTGTGTAGGTAGCCAAACAGAAATTGTGTTTGATGGCGGATCGCTTGTGTTTGATAAGCATGCAAACATGGTAAAGCATTTATCCTTTTTTAATGAAGAACTTGTGGGAGTGGAGTTGAAGGATGATGGGACATTTACAGAACCTGTTTTAGCAACTGCCGATACATTGCCCAACGAAGAATTTAATCCTACTCATTTAGATGAAACCTTGTGCATTGCTGAAATACATAACGCCATTGTACTGGGCATTCGTGATTACTTCCATAAGATGGGTTTCAGCAAAGCCATTCTCGGCAGCAGTGGTGGTATTGATAGCGCTGTTACATTAGCATTGGCCTGCACAGCATTGGGTAAGGAAAATGTACGGGCTGTTTTATTGCCGTCACAATATTCAACAGATCATAGTGTGAGCGATGCAGAACAGTTGAGCAAAAATCTCGGCAACCCTTATGATATTGTGCCCATCAAGAATATTTATGATGCATTCTTAACTGAGCTGAAACCGATCTTCAAAGATTTGCCTTTTTCATTGGCAGAAGAAAATATTCAAAGCCGCAGCCGTGGAAATTTATTGATGGCTATTGCCAATAAGTTTGGCTACATCCTGCTCAACACTTCCAATAAAAGTGAACTTGCAACCGGGTATGGTACATTGTACGGCGATATGGCCGGAGGTATTGGTGTGCTTGGCGATTGTTACAAACTGCAGGTGTATGAACTGGCGAAGTACATCAACCGGAATGAAGAAATTATTCCAACGAATATCATTACCAAACCACCAAGTGCAGAATTAAGGCCCGGACAAAAAGATTCAGATTCATTGCCTGATTATTCTATTCTTGATAAAGTATTATATCTATATATCGAACGCAGACAAGGACCGAAAGAGATCAAAGCAATGGGTTACGATCCGACATTAGTTGATCGTATTTTGAAAATGGTGAATGTGAATGAATACAAACGTAATCAGTTTTGTCCCATCATTCGTGTTTCGCCAAAAGCATTTGGAGTGGGCAGGAGAGTGCCAATTGTAGGAAAATATCTTTCATAA
- the gldB gene encoding gliding motility lipoprotein GldB — protein MNIPLVNSMKNLFPLFLIVTFIACNDKTNAPDVSGIKVELKVERFEQDFFAIDSNATKHGLSQLQQKYPTFLPLFINHVLGLGPVVDSNSLAFEGSKRFLHLNKPVYDASQKLYKNFSSTTDELTNGFRYVKHYFPSYQIPTIITTVGPMDALAPMSNNEPSPNYLGENFLAIGLQFYLGKDYSIYNDQGFISSIAPQYRSRRFSKEFMASDVFALVIDDLYPDSSKRYPLIERFVEKGKRLYLLNQFLPNSNDTLLIGYTGKQLEWCKDNERSVYNFFIQQNLLYEIDPARVQNFITDGPTTQGMPEQSPGNIGAFLGWEIVRSYMKKNPAVTLPQLMKTSNKTIFNESDYKPH, from the coding sequence ATGAATATTCCGTTAGTGAACAGCATGAAAAACTTATTCCCCCTTTTCCTTATTGTAACATTCATTGCCTGTAATGATAAGACCAATGCCCCGGATGTTTCGGGTATTAAAGTGGAGCTGAAGGTAGAACGCTTTGAACAGGATTTCTTTGCCATCGACAGCAATGCTACCAAACATGGTCTTTCACAATTGCAGCAAAAATATCCAACGTTTTTACCGCTGTTCATCAATCATGTGCTGGGTCTTGGTCCGGTGGTTGATAGTAACAGTCTTGCGTTTGAAGGAAGCAAGCGCTTTCTGCACCTGAACAAGCCTGTTTATGATGCATCGCAGAAGCTGTACAAAAATTTCAGCAGCACAACCGATGAACTTACAAATGGATTTCGGTATGTGAAACACTATTTTCCTTCCTATCAAATTCCAACCATTATTACAACTGTTGGACCAATGGATGCATTGGCACCAATGAGTAATAACGAGCCCAGCCCCAATTATCTCGGAGAAAATTTTCTTGCCATAGGTTTGCAATTTTATTTAGGAAAAGATTATTCGATCTACAACGATCAAGGCTTCATCAGCAGCATTGCACCGCAGTATCGTAGCCGCAGGTTTTCAAAAGAGTTTATGGCGAGTGATGTATTTGCGTTGGTGATTGATGATCTGTATCCTGACAGCAGCAAACGCTATCCACTGATTGAACGTTTTGTAGAAAAAGGAAAACGTTTGTATCTCCTGAATCAATTCCTTCCTAACAGTAACGATACATTGCTGATTGGCTATACAGGTAAGCAACTTGAATGGTGCAAAGACAACGAACGCAGTGTTTACAACTTCTTCATACAGCAAAATCTGTTGTACGAAATTGATCCTGCTCGTGTGCAGAATTTTATTACTGATGGACCTACCACGCAAGGAATGCCTGAGCAAAGCCCGGGTAATATCGGCGCATTTCTCGGTTGGGAAATTGTAAGATCGTATATGAAGAAAAATCCTGCAGTCACGTTACCGCAGTTGATGAAAACATCGAACAAGACCATCTTTAATGAATCGGATTACAAACCGCATTAA